One genomic segment of Micromonospora sp. WMMC415 includes these proteins:
- a CDS encoding DUF5818 domain-containing protein — protein MRRTSVLLTAVGLLCWLSACSSAPDVPQPGASGPSAAGTPPAPSGPAATARPGPSGPPGGPSAAPVPSGTGELPGPLPFGARTLTGTVERAGECTMLLVGERRWALSGDAAAALRPGARVTVRGTIAPLPAGCGDREDLAQTVAVTRVDPA, from the coding sequence ATGCGAAGAACATCGGTCCTGCTGACCGCCGTCGGCCTGCTGTGCTGGCTGAGCGCCTGCTCGTCCGCACCGGATGTCCCGCAGCCCGGTGCGTCCGGCCCGTCGGCCGCCGGTACGCCCCCGGCCCCGTCCGGCCCGGCCGCCACCGCCCGACCCGGACCGTCCGGGCCGCCCGGCGGTCCGTCAGCCGCGCCGGTCCCGTCCGGCACGGGTGAGCTGCCCGGCCCGTTGCCCTTCGGCGCCCGTACCCTCACCGGCACGGTGGAGCGCGCCGGCGAGTGCACCATGCTGCTGGTCGGTGAGCGGCGGTGGGCCCTGAGCGGCGACGCCGCGGCGGCGCTGCGCCCGGGCGCCCGGGTGACCGTGCGGGGCACGATCGCGCCGCTCCCGGCCGGCTGCGGAGACCGGGAGGACCTCGCCCAGACGGTCGCCGTCACCCGCGTCGACCCCGCCTGA
- a CDS encoding RtcB family protein yields MELVEESPYRFRIDRHDPMRVPGVVFASESLLPDAGADKSLEQVANVATLPGIVDASYAMPDIHWGYGFPIGGVAATDVEHGGVVSPGGVGFDISCGVRLLAADLDLAGLRPKLDAVMDGLGESTPRGMGKGAVWHLSKGAELDAVLRGGSRYAVERGFGVERDLERCEDYGAVDDANPAQVSERAIERGARQVGSLGSGNHFLEVQAVEEVYDETVATAFGLRPGQVTVMIHSGSRGLGHQICTDYVRRMEKVMRQHGIHVPDRQLACAPVDSHEGRAYLGAMAAAANYARANRQLLAHAARTVFRRVTGSSLDLVYDISHNLAKIETHGTDGDSRRLCVHRKGATRALPPGHPELPADLRDAGQPVLIPGSMGTGSYVLTGVAGSPAFASTCHGAGRVQSRKQAVKAERGHDPRRQLEDQDIAVRGASRRGLAEEMPAAYKDVSAVVAAAEGAGLCRKVARVVPIGVVKG; encoded by the coding sequence ATGGAGTTGGTCGAGGAGTCGCCGTACCGCTTCCGCATCGACCGGCACGACCCGATGCGGGTGCCGGGGGTGGTGTTCGCGTCCGAGTCGCTGCTGCCCGACGCCGGGGCGGACAAGTCGCTGGAGCAGGTGGCCAACGTCGCCACCCTGCCGGGCATCGTCGACGCCTCGTACGCCATGCCCGACATCCACTGGGGCTACGGCTTCCCGATCGGCGGGGTCGCGGCCACCGACGTCGAGCACGGCGGGGTGGTCTCGCCGGGTGGGGTGGGTTTCGACATCTCCTGCGGCGTCCGGCTGCTCGCCGCCGACCTCGACCTCGCCGGGCTGCGCCCGAAGCTCGACGCCGTGATGGACGGCCTGGGGGAGTCGACCCCGCGCGGGATGGGCAAGGGCGCGGTGTGGCACCTGTCGAAGGGTGCGGAACTCGACGCGGTGCTGCGCGGCGGGTCCCGGTACGCGGTCGAGCGCGGCTTCGGTGTGGAGCGGGACCTGGAGCGCTGCGAGGACTACGGCGCGGTGGACGACGCGAACCCGGCGCAGGTGAGCGAGCGGGCCATCGAGCGGGGCGCGCGCCAGGTGGGCAGCCTCGGGTCGGGCAACCATTTCCTGGAGGTGCAGGCGGTCGAGGAGGTCTACGACGAAACGGTGGCCACCGCGTTCGGCCTGCGGCCGGGCCAGGTGACCGTCATGATCCACAGCGGCTCCCGGGGCCTGGGCCACCAGATCTGCACCGACTACGTCCGGCGGATGGAGAAGGTGATGCGCCAGCACGGCATCCACGTGCCGGACCGCCAGCTCGCCTGCGCCCCGGTCGACTCCCACGAGGGACGCGCCTACCTCGGCGCGATGGCCGCCGCCGCCAATTACGCGCGGGCCAACCGGCAACTGCTCGCCCACGCCGCCCGTACGGTCTTCCGCCGGGTCACCGGCAGCAGCCTCGACCTGGTGTACGACATCTCGCACAACCTCGCGAAGATCGAGACCCACGGGACCGACGGGGACTCCCGGCGCCTCTGCGTCCACCGCAAGGGCGCGACCCGGGCGTTGCCGCCGGGGCACCCGGAACTCCCGGCCGACCTGCGGGACGCCGGGCAGCCGGTGCTGATTCCGGGCTCGATGGGCACCGGTTCGTACGTCCTCACCGGGGTGGCCGGCTCGCCCGCGTTCGCGTCCACCTGCCACGGCGCGGGCCGGGTGCAGAGCCGCAAGCAGGCGGTCAAGGCCGAGCGCGGCCACGACCCGCGCCGCCAGCTGGAGGACCAGGACATCGCGGTACGCGGTGCCTCCCGGCGTGGGCTGGCCGAGGAGATGCCGGCGGCGTACAAGGACGTGTCGGCGGTGGTCGCGGCGGCCGAGGGGGCGGGGCTGTGCCGCAAGGTGGCCCGCGTGGTCCCGATCGGCGTGGTCAAGGGCTGA
- a CDS encoding carbohydrate ABC transporter permease, whose amino-acid sequence MLAPYLVGLVGLVLLPAAVTLALAFTEYDLVNPPRWVGLDNLVALVDDPVFRVSLTNSLVFALVAVPLRVLLALGLALLLHRRAFGVGAARAAAVLPTAVPEIAYGLLWLWLFNPLYGPINQVLRVGGENGLTALGRTPPQWLTDPTDARAAIILMSVFTMGETFVVLLAARRALPRDVYEMAALEDATGWDVFRRVTLPLMAPVLALLAVRDAVASLHFSFVPAFVVTDGGPPPYATTYLSLFIYRTGFEYLRYGYAAAATLVMILLTVAAVVVQWRLVRRYRAFYRL is encoded by the coding sequence ATGCTGGCGCCGTACCTGGTCGGCCTGGTCGGGCTGGTGCTGCTGCCGGCGGCCGTCACCCTCGCCCTGGCGTTCACCGAGTACGACCTGGTGAACCCGCCGAGGTGGGTGGGGCTGGACAATCTCGTCGCGCTGGTCGACGACCCGGTGTTCCGGGTGTCGCTGACCAACTCGCTGGTGTTCGCGCTGGTGGCCGTACCCCTGCGGGTGCTGCTCGCCCTCGGCCTGGCGCTGCTGCTGCACCGCCGTGCGTTCGGGGTCGGCGCCGCCCGCGCGGCCGCCGTGCTGCCGACCGCGGTGCCGGAGATCGCGTACGGCCTGCTCTGGCTGTGGCTGTTCAACCCCCTGTACGGCCCGATCAACCAGGTGCTGCGGGTCGGCGGGGAGAACGGGCTGACCGCCCTGGGCCGCACGCCGCCGCAGTGGCTGACCGACCCGACCGACGCCCGCGCGGCGATCATCCTGATGAGCGTCTTCACGATGGGGGAGACGTTCGTGGTGCTGCTGGCCGCCCGGCGGGCGCTGCCCCGCGACGTGTACGAGATGGCCGCGCTGGAGGACGCCACCGGCTGGGATGTGTTCCGTCGGGTCACGCTGCCGCTGATGGCGCCGGTGCTCGCGCTGCTGGCGGTGCGGGACGCCGTCGCGAGCCTGCACTTCTCGTTCGTGCCGGCGTTCGTGGTCACCGACGGCGGCCCACCTCCGTACGCCACCACGTACCTGTCCCTGTTCATCTACCGCACCGGGTTCGAGTACCTGCGCTACGGCTACGCCGCCGCCGCGACGCTGGTGATGATCCTGCTGACCGTGGCGGCGGTGGTCGTGCAGTGGCGGCTGGTCCGCCGGTACCGGGCCTTCTACCGGCTCTGA
- a CDS encoding carbohydrate ABC transporter permease — MGGRASGPPPLPGAAGRAWRTLGAAFVILVFVPPLLLLLSGSLTEPGLPPSPTPRLVPDPVSTAGYEQALEIGGLLRASLNSVLVAVVAVPLSVLVAALAGFALARLAPRTTATVVAASLVALMVPATALLVPRFAIFRALGLTDTLVPLIAPALLGTSPLYVLVYYLAFRALPRDLYDACLVEDLSPMRIWWRVALPLVRPVTAALTALTFVLTWSNFLDPLIYVYDRDLFTLPLALRSLSVLDPTNFPVFLAGAVLATVPALLVFVLAQRRFLHHDDPTGRDRP, encoded by the coding sequence GTGGGGGGCCGCGCGAGCGGCCCCCCACCGCTGCCCGGGGCGGCCGGCCGTGCCTGGCGTACCCTCGGCGCGGCGTTCGTCATCCTCGTGTTCGTCCCGCCGCTGCTGCTCCTGCTCTCCGGCTCGCTCACCGAGCCCGGTCTGCCGCCGTCACCGACGCCGCGGCTGGTCCCGGACCCGGTCTCCACCGCCGGTTACGAACAGGCCCTGGAGATCGGCGGGCTGCTGCGCGCCTCGCTCAACTCGGTGCTCGTCGCGGTCGTCGCCGTGCCGCTGAGCGTGCTCGTGGCCGCGCTCGCCGGGTTCGCGCTGGCCCGGCTGGCCCCGCGCACCACCGCCACCGTCGTCGCCGCCTCGCTGGTCGCCCTGATGGTGCCGGCCACCGCGCTGCTCGTGCCCCGGTTCGCGATCTTCCGCGCGCTCGGCCTGACCGATACCCTGGTGCCGTTGATCGCCCCGGCGCTGCTCGGCACCTCGCCGCTGTACGTCCTGGTCTACTACCTGGCCTTCCGGGCACTGCCGCGGGACCTGTACGACGCCTGCCTGGTGGAGGACCTCTCACCCATGCGAATCTGGTGGCGGGTCGCCCTCCCGCTGGTCCGCCCGGTCACCGCCGCGCTCACCGCCCTCACCTTCGTGCTGACCTGGTCGAATTTTCTCGACCCACTGATCTACGTGTACGACCGCGACCTGTTCACCCTGCCGCTGGCGCTGCGCTCGCTGTCGGTGCTGGACCCGACGAACTTCCCGGTGTTCCTCGCCGGGGCGGTCCTCGCCACCGTGCCGGCCCTGCTGGTGTTCGTGCTCGCCCAGCGCCGTTTCCTGCACCACGACGATCCGACGGGACGGGACCGCCCATGA
- a CDS encoding DUF664 domain-containing protein → MSLRTYAADEREMLLVFLQRQRDQVVCGVADFPEDARRVATPNGLTVPRLVCHLRDVERCWLRRWFAGEKDLAAFGLDTDDLGVPPTPDRVPLPELVEAYVAESRRCDEVVAAHGLDDVAANGRHTLRWILHHLVAETARHLGHLDLLREAAAGGPADGPVDGGATVITPAPAVRPRTGASPR, encoded by the coding sequence ATGTCGCTGAGGACGTACGCGGCCGACGAGCGGGAGATGCTGCTGGTCTTCCTGCAACGCCAGCGCGACCAGGTGGTGTGCGGCGTCGCCGACTTCCCGGAGGACGCCCGCCGGGTCGCCACGCCCAACGGCCTGACCGTCCCCCGGCTGGTCTGCCACCTGCGTGACGTCGAGCGGTGCTGGCTGCGACGGTGGTTCGCCGGTGAGAAGGACCTGGCCGCGTTCGGCCTGGACACCGACGACCTGGGTGTGCCACCCACCCCGGACCGGGTGCCGCTGCCCGAGCTCGTCGAGGCGTACGTGGCCGAGTCGCGCCGCTGCGACGAGGTGGTCGCCGCCCACGGCCTGGACGACGTGGCGGCGAACGGCCGGCACACGCTGCGGTGGATCCTGCACCACCTCGTCGCCGAGACCGCCCGCCACCTCGGTCACCTCGACCTGCTCCGCGAGGCGGCCGCCGGCGGTCCCGCGGACGGCCCGGTCGACGGCGGTGCGACCGTCATCACACCGGCCCCGGCGGTCAGGCCGCGAACCGGGGCGTCGCCGCGCTGA
- a CDS encoding ABC transporter ATP-binding protein: MSEPGLTLDGVSAAYRGATVLHEVDLTVARGELLVVLGPSGAGKSTVLRVVAGLEPVTAGRVRIAGRDVTSDRPGRRNVSMVFQSYALFPHLTVAENIAFGLEVRDTPRAVARERARAAAETVGCAGLLDRRPGQLSGGERQRVALARALVREPDVFLLDEPLSNLDLALRVEMRAELRALHDRLGATMVHVTHDQTEALVLADRIAVLRDGRVEQVGSPDEIWRAPASTFVARFVGSPAMNLLPADGPVRPAGDAPPGVPAGGLQIGFRPEAVALDPAEGAAATVARVEVVGEDAYAYLTLASGQPVVARVPAARRPERGAAVQVGVDWADTHVFHADSGLRYAP; this comes from the coding sequence GTGAGCGAACCCGGTCTGACCCTGGACGGGGTGTCGGCCGCCTACCGCGGCGCCACCGTCCTGCACGAGGTGGACCTGACCGTGGCCCGGGGCGAGCTCCTCGTGGTCCTCGGCCCGTCCGGGGCGGGAAAGTCGACGGTGCTGCGGGTGGTGGCCGGCCTGGAGCCGGTCACCGCCGGCCGCGTCCGGATCGCCGGCCGGGACGTCACCTCCGACCGTCCCGGCCGGCGCAACGTGTCCATGGTCTTCCAGTCGTACGCCCTCTTCCCACACCTCACGGTCGCCGAGAACATCGCCTTCGGCCTGGAGGTCCGGGACACGCCACGGGCGGTGGCCCGGGAGCGGGCCCGGGCGGCGGCCGAGACGGTCGGCTGCGCCGGACTGCTGGACCGGCGACCGGGGCAGCTCTCCGGCGGGGAGCGGCAGCGGGTCGCCCTGGCCCGGGCGTTGGTGCGCGAGCCGGACGTCTTCCTGCTCGACGAGCCGCTGTCCAACCTCGACCTCGCCCTGCGCGTCGAGATGCGCGCCGAGTTGCGCGCCCTGCACGACCGGCTCGGCGCCACGATGGTGCACGTCACCCACGACCAGACCGAGGCGCTGGTGCTGGCCGACCGGATCGCGGTGCTGCGCGACGGCCGGGTCGAGCAGGTCGGCAGCCCCGACGAGATCTGGCGGGCCCCGGCGAGCACGTTCGTGGCCCGGTTCGTCGGCTCCCCGGCGATGAACCTGCTTCCCGCGGACGGCCCGGTCCGCCCCGCCGGGGACGCTCCGCCGGGCGTGCCGGCGGGCGGCCTCCAGATCGGGTTCCGGCCCGAGGCGGTCGCCCTCGACCCGGCGGAGGGGGCGGCGGCCACCGTCGCCCGGGTCGAGGTGGTCGGCGAGGACGCGTACGCGTACCTCACCCTCGCGTCGGGGCAGCCGGTGGTCGCCCGGGTGCCGGCCGCCCGCCGCCCCGAGCGGGGCGCGGCCGTCCAGGTCGGGGTCGACTGGGCGGACACCCACGTCTTCCACGCCGACTCCGGTCTCCGGTACGCCCCGTGA
- a CDS encoding LysE family translocator, with protein sequence MTIAFLVTTLVVVATPGAGVLFTLSAALSGGRRAALVAAFACTVGIVPHLAAAVTGLAALLHSSALAFALLKYLGVGYLLWLAVATLRDRGAIAATGQPVPRSAARMVGSAVLLNLLNPKLTIFFVAFLPQFVDPDRPGAVPAMLGLSAVFMLVSLVVFAAYGLCAAAVRRHVLDRPRVADWLRRGVAGSFLALGLLLARADA encoded by the coding sequence ATGACCATCGCCTTCCTGGTGACCACCCTGGTCGTGGTCGCCACCCCCGGTGCCGGGGTGCTGTTCACCCTCTCCGCCGCGCTGTCCGGAGGCCGCCGCGCCGCCCTGGTCGCCGCGTTCGCCTGCACGGTCGGCATCGTGCCGCACCTCGCGGCGGCGGTGACCGGGCTGGCCGCCCTGCTGCACTCCAGCGCGCTCGCCTTCGCGCTGCTGAAGTACCTCGGCGTCGGGTACCTGCTCTGGCTGGCCGTCGCGACGCTGCGCGACCGGGGCGCGATCGCCGCCACCGGGCAGCCGGTGCCCCGGTCGGCGGCCCGGATGGTGGGGTCGGCGGTGCTGCTGAACCTGCTCAACCCCAAGCTGACGATCTTCTTCGTGGCGTTCCTGCCGCAGTTCGTCGACCCGGACCGGCCGGGGGCGGTGCCCGCGATGCTCGGGCTGAGCGCCGTGTTCATGCTGGTGAGCCTGGTCGTGTTCGCGGCCTACGGGCTCTGCGCCGCCGCCGTCCGCCGGCACGTGCTGGACCGTCCCCGCGTCGCCGACTGGCTGCGCCGGGGCGTCGCCGGCTCCTTCCTCGCGCTGGGCCTGCTGCTGGCCCGCGCCGACGCCTGA
- a CDS encoding B3/4 domain-containing protein yields MYFQHSPRIRAEHPDLVVGVLYAEGVAGEPRGDLPVAGLHARARERLATGSEGGFPEIQAWRRAFARMGLAPTRYRCASESLLRRLRTEGALPVLHPLVDLGNAVSAAYAIPVGILDVDQVTGGIEVRHARGDERYLTFTGVEEHPDPGEVVFADEIGRAHARRWTNRQSGWSAVRDGTGRVLVVVEAMHDGADRDVPRLLDTLAGELARGWGVAARRALLSAATPRFAA; encoded by the coding sequence GTGTACTTCCAGCACTCGCCGCGGATCCGGGCGGAGCACCCCGACCTCGTCGTCGGCGTCCTGTACGCGGAGGGCGTGGCCGGCGAGCCGCGGGGCGACCTGCCCGTCGCCGGCCTGCACGCGCGGGCGCGGGAGCGGCTCGCCACCGGGAGCGAGGGCGGCTTCCCGGAGATCCAGGCGTGGCGGCGGGCGTTCGCCCGGATGGGCCTGGCCCCGACCCGCTACCGCTGCGCCTCGGAGTCCCTGCTGCGGCGGCTGCGCACCGAGGGTGCCCTGCCCGTGCTGCACCCACTGGTGGACCTGGGCAACGCGGTGTCCGCGGCGTACGCGATCCCGGTCGGGATCCTCGACGTCGACCAGGTCACCGGCGGCATCGAGGTGCGGCACGCCCGGGGCGACGAACGGTACCTGACGTTCACGGGGGTCGAGGAGCACCCCGACCCGGGTGAGGTCGTCTTCGCCGACGAGATCGGGCGGGCGCACGCGCGGCGCTGGACCAACCGGCAGAGCGGCTGGTCGGCGGTGCGCGACGGCACCGGCCGCGTCCTCGTCGTGGTCGAGGCGATGCACGACGGCGCCGACCGGGACGTGCCCCGGCTGCTGGACACCCTGGCCGGGGAGCTGGCGCGCGGCTGGGGCGTGGCGGCACGGCGCGCGCTGCTCAGCGCGGCGACGCCCCGGTTCGCGGCCTGA
- a CDS encoding sugar ABC transporter substrate-binding protein — translation MRPKTLLALLLSGTLLATGCGTGSGSSKDESGPVRLLVFGAPEELAAYRTLTEAYRKARPGTDVQLVEASDRKDLLARLATSVAGGAPPDLFLMNYRFYGQFAAKNVVEPLDERIEGSEAIDPADYYPVAMDAFKWGGKQLCLPQNVSSLAVYYNRTLFAKYGVPEPKAGWTWNDMVGTAIAMTRDSRGVVVKGTESEGAAARPAVHGLGIEPSIIRVAPFVWSANGEIVDDPDKPTRLTLDTPVAREALKNLVDLRQAYGVVPTDEEVEAEDDESRFANGRLAMLMSSRRSTTTFRSITDFEWDVAPLPVYQKQVGVLHSDAYCMTRGAKRKDAAWRFLEFAISEEGQRIIAATGRTVPSHIGVSQSPAFLGPSQPPRSAKVFLDTIPTVRALPTVSTWPEIEDVTYGILENALYRGDRLDDVIRDLDQQTRPLFARGEHG, via the coding sequence ATGAGACCGAAGACGCTGCTCGCCCTGCTGCTGTCCGGCACGCTGCTCGCCACCGGCTGCGGCACCGGCTCCGGATCGTCGAAGGACGAGTCGGGTCCGGTGCGGCTGCTCGTCTTCGGCGCTCCCGAGGAGCTGGCCGCGTACCGCACCCTCACCGAGGCGTACCGGAAGGCCCGCCCGGGCACGGACGTGCAGCTGGTCGAGGCAAGCGACCGCAAGGACCTGCTGGCCCGGCTCGCCACCTCGGTCGCCGGGGGCGCCCCGCCGGACCTGTTCCTGATGAACTACCGCTTCTACGGCCAGTTCGCCGCGAAGAACGTGGTGGAGCCGCTGGACGAGCGCATCGAAGGCTCCGAGGCGATCGACCCGGCCGACTACTACCCGGTGGCGATGGACGCCTTCAAGTGGGGCGGCAAGCAGCTCTGCCTGCCGCAGAACGTTTCGAGCCTCGCTGTCTACTACAACCGCACCCTGTTCGCGAAGTACGGGGTGCCCGAGCCCAAGGCCGGCTGGACCTGGAACGACATGGTCGGCACCGCCATCGCGATGACCCGTGACTCCCGGGGCGTGGTGGTCAAGGGCACCGAGAGCGAGGGCGCCGCCGCCCGGCCGGCCGTGCACGGGCTCGGCATCGAGCCGTCGATCATCCGCGTCGCCCCGTTCGTCTGGTCCGCCAACGGTGAGATCGTCGACGACCCCGACAAGCCGACCCGGCTCACCCTGGACACCCCGGTCGCCCGGGAGGCGCTGAAGAACCTGGTGGACCTCCGCCAGGCGTACGGGGTGGTGCCCACCGACGAGGAGGTCGAGGCCGAGGACGACGAGTCCCGCTTCGCCAACGGGCGGCTGGCGATGCTGATGTCGTCGCGCCGCTCCACCACCACGTTCCGTTCGATCACCGACTTCGAGTGGGACGTCGCCCCGCTGCCGGTGTACCAGAAGCAGGTCGGGGTGCTGCACTCCGACGCGTACTGCATGACCCGGGGCGCGAAGCGGAAGGACGCCGCGTGGCGGTTCCTGGAGTTCGCCATCTCCGAGGAGGGACAGCGGATCATCGCCGCCACCGGCCGGACCGTCCCGTCGCACATCGGCGTGTCGCAGTCCCCGGCGTTCCTCGGCCCGTCCCAGCCGCCGCGCAGCGCCAAGGTGTTCCTCGACACGATCCCCACCGTCCGGGCCCTGCCCACCGTCTCCACCTGGCCGGAGATCGAGGACGTGACGTACGGGATCCTGGAGAACGCCCTGTACCGGGGCGACCGGCTGGACGACGTCATCCGCGACCTGGACCAGCAGACCCGCCCGCTGTTCGCCCGCGGTGAGCACGGGTGA
- a CDS encoding archease, producing the protein MDSRPEHGHRCVPHTADVRIEAWAPTRETCVAEAVTALVDSFTDPAAALPEAEREFHAPPADDQDLLVDVLDEVIFRMDTVGELPLRTEVTDDGDGGLRVRWHTVSTDGVELIGAVPKAVALHELRFGPDGSGWSCAVTLDV; encoded by the coding sequence GTGGATTCCCGACCGGAGCACGGCCACCGGTGCGTCCCGCACACCGCGGACGTGCGCATCGAGGCGTGGGCACCGACCCGGGAGACGTGCGTGGCGGAGGCGGTCACCGCCCTGGTGGACAGTTTCACCGACCCGGCCGCGGCCCTCCCGGAGGCCGAACGGGAGTTCCACGCCCCGCCCGCCGACGACCAGGACCTGCTGGTGGACGTGCTCGACGAGGTGATCTTCCGGATGGACACGGTCGGGGAGCTGCCGCTGCGCACCGAGGTCACCGACGACGGCGACGGCGGGTTGCGGGTGCGCTGGCACACGGTCAGCACCGACGGGGTGGAGTTGATCGGCGCCGTCCCCAAGGCGGTCGCCCTGCACGAGCTGCGGTTCGGCCCGGACGGTTCGGGCTGGTCCTGCGCGGTGACCCTCGACGTGTGA
- a CDS encoding multicopper oxidase family protein codes for MAARRRPLVRLLLGLLAVSLVLCCGGVAAGGWAYSLAGTDTVDQVEFTRPLAVPPLAESRVDERGRRVFDLLARDGRRDFHGDGRLTRTAGFDGDYLGPTLRARRGEQVVVNVVNRLTGRTSVHWHGMHLPARMDGGPHQMIRPGATWSPTWTVDQPAATLWYHPHPHGETEDHVYRGLAGLFLVDDDRAAALPLPRRYGVDDVPVIVQDRSFSGDGQFRKTRNMINAIGVLGDTLLVNGTVGPYLDVTTERVRLRLLNGSTARLYNFGFADDRPFDLIASDGGLLARPARLTRVQLSPGERAEIVVTVEPGERVTLRSIAPDLGAGFLADRFAGGRDRFDVLQLRAADRLTPSPAVPGTLVPMERIDPGSASVTRRLEFAGRAINGQSMSMDRIDFAATRDTTEVWEVVNIDGTPHNFHVHDVQFQVLSVAGAAPPPELAGWKDTVYLAPQRPVRVAMRFTDHSDPDVPYMYHCHLLYHEDAGMMGQFVVVEPGQRPGRPPAHSAHAGHG; via the coding sequence GTGGCCGCCCGACGACGACCCCTGGTCCGGCTCCTGCTCGGCCTGCTCGCCGTCAGTCTCGTCCTCTGCTGCGGTGGGGTGGCGGCCGGTGGCTGGGCGTACAGCCTGGCCGGCACCGACACCGTCGACCAGGTCGAGTTCACCCGGCCGCTGGCCGTCCCGCCCCTCGCCGAGTCGCGGGTCGACGAGCGCGGGCGGCGGGTCTTCGACCTGCTCGCCCGCGACGGGCGACGGGATTTCCACGGTGACGGCCGGTTGACCCGCACCGCCGGCTTCGATGGTGACTACCTCGGGCCCACCCTGCGCGCCCGGCGTGGAGAGCAGGTCGTGGTCAACGTGGTCAACCGGCTGACCGGCCGCACCAGCGTGCACTGGCACGGCATGCACCTGCCGGCGCGGATGGACGGCGGTCCGCACCAGATGATCCGGCCCGGCGCCACCTGGTCGCCCACGTGGACGGTCGACCAGCCGGCCGCGACACTCTGGTACCACCCGCATCCGCACGGCGAGACGGAGGACCACGTCTACCGCGGCCTCGCCGGCCTGTTCCTCGTCGACGACGACCGTGCGGCCGCGTTGCCGCTGCCCCGGCGCTACGGGGTCGACGACGTCCCGGTGATCGTGCAGGACCGGAGCTTCTCCGGCGACGGGCAGTTCCGCAAGACCCGCAACATGATCAACGCGATCGGGGTGCTCGGTGACACGCTGCTGGTCAACGGCACGGTCGGGCCCTACCTCGACGTGACGACCGAGCGGGTACGGCTGCGGCTGCTCAACGGCTCCACCGCCCGGCTGTACAACTTCGGCTTCGCCGACGACCGGCCGTTCGACCTGATCGCCAGCGACGGCGGGCTGCTGGCCCGCCCGGCCCGGCTCACCCGGGTGCAACTGTCGCCCGGCGAGCGCGCCGAAATCGTGGTGACCGTCGAGCCGGGGGAGCGGGTCACCCTGCGCAGCATCGCCCCGGACCTGGGCGCCGGTTTTCTCGCCGACCGGTTCGCCGGCGGCCGGGACCGCTTCGACGTGCTGCAACTGCGGGCCGCCGACCGGCTCACCCCGTCACCGGCGGTGCCCGGCACGCTGGTCCCGATGGAACGGATCGACCCTGGCTCGGCGAGCGTGACCCGCCGCCTGGAGTTCGCCGGCCGCGCCATCAACGGCCAGTCGATGTCCATGGACCGCATCGACTTCGCCGCCACCCGGGACACCACCGAGGTGTGGGAGGTGGTCAACATCGACGGCACCCCGCACAACTTCCACGTCCACGACGTGCAGTTCCAGGTGCTCTCCGTCGCCGGGGCGGCCCCGCCGCCGGAACTCGCCGGCTGGAAGGACACCGTCTACCTGGCACCCCAGCGACCGGTCCGGGTCGCGATGCGCTTCACCGACCACAGTGACCCGGACGTGCCGTACATGTACCACTGCCACCTGCTGTACCACGAGGACGCCGGGATGATGGGCCAGTTCGTGGTCGTCGAGCCGGGCCAGCGACCGGGCCGCCCGCCCGCGCACAGCGCCCACGCCGGGCATGGCTGA
- a CDS encoding MBL fold metallo-hydrolase, with amino-acid sequence MRITKFTHSCVRIEHDGRMLVIDPGTWSEPAALAGADAVLVTHEHTDHIDVLRLAGLGVPVFAPEGARLPASTPLPVTRVGAGQRFDAAGFAVTATGGRHATIHGGQPACANLGYLVEDAVYHPGDSLHPPGRPVHTLLVPAQASWLKLTEAIDFAVAAGAARTVAIHDAQLNDRGLASVNGWFGETVPGYRCRRPGESIPPEEE; translated from the coding sequence ATGCGGATCACCAAGTTCACCCACTCCTGTGTCCGGATCGAGCACGACGGGCGGATGCTCGTGATCGACCCGGGCACCTGGAGCGAGCCGGCGGCGCTGGCCGGCGCCGACGCGGTGCTGGTCACCCACGAGCACACCGACCACATCGACGTGCTGCGGCTGGCCGGCCTGGGCGTGCCGGTCTTCGCCCCGGAGGGGGCCCGGCTGCCCGCGTCCACGCCGCTGCCGGTGACCCGGGTCGGCGCCGGGCAGCGCTTCGACGCGGCGGGGTTCGCAGTCACCGCCACCGGTGGCCGGCACGCGACCATCCACGGTGGCCAGCCGGCCTGCGCCAACCTGGGCTACCTGGTGGAGGACGCCGTCTACCACCCGGGGGACTCGCTGCACCCGCCCGGCCGGCCGGTGCACACGCTGCTCGTTCCCGCGCAGGCGTCATGGCTGAAGCTCACCGAGGCGATCGACTTCGCGGTCGCGGCGGGCGCGGCCCGCACGGTCGCGATCCACGACGCCCAGCTCAACGACCGGGGGCTGGCCAGCGTCAACGGCTGGTTCGGTGAGACCGTCCCCGGCTACCGGTGCCGGAGACCCGGCGAATCGATCCCACCCGAGGAGGAGTGA